One genomic window of Acidobacteriota bacterium includes the following:
- a CDS encoding TolC family protein produces MLRSTLTSACRQAAALLIASAMIPAGWAQDASQMPNAPSQVQKAQPSAAQPFDLKEYSQPRSHLNPIGPYTPRTVAQPNLANTARFEQLMRDGKLYLSMNDAIALALENNLDIAIARYNLNIADTDIWRAKAGSATRGVNTGIVQGTPGGTGSGVGSTSTGGGAGGTTAGTGGAGAGTSGLVTSTSGVGAAIPSFDPILTGTFQIDHNITQSTNAFSGNPLTSTNTSTMDFGYNQGFHWGTNLSVGFNNSRTASNSSVTLLTPQLASNFRMTVSQPLLSGFGLLPNTRFIRIAKNNREISDVAFRLQVITTVNQIQNIYWDLVNAYENVKVQQDSVGLAQKTLSDNKKQVEIGTLAPIEVVRAQSVVASNQQQLIVAQTNLQLQQLLIKNALSRSLLDPVLADAEVVPTDTMAVPENEPVVPTQELVSQALAHRAELSEARIDLTNRDINTRSAKNALLPTLNLFAYYGGSGAGGNLNQGVICTGDPNQGFCVPPGQVPPNFNHGNVSLGGTFGQLFDSTAPDKGVGLQLNIPLRNRAAQADQVRAELEYRQAQMRLQQQENQIRIEVRNAQFSVQQNRASVEAARAAVELGKQSLDAEQKKYGLGASTTTLVLQNERDLTQAQSNLVSANSAYEKARVELDRVTGQTLDRLGILMADAERGQVTKMPSVPYVAPRPAEQQTPVQPAQPQQ; encoded by the coding sequence ATGCTTCGTTCTACTTTGACCTCCGCTTGCCGGCAAGCGGCCGCCCTTTTAATTGCCAGCGCAATGATCCCAGCCGGATGGGCGCAGGATGCCTCGCAAATGCCCAACGCGCCCTCCCAAGTGCAGAAAGCGCAGCCCTCGGCAGCGCAACCCTTTGATCTGAAAGAATATTCCCAGCCGCGCTCGCATTTGAACCCGATTGGACCGTACACGCCGCGGACCGTAGCTCAGCCAAATCTTGCGAATACGGCTCGTTTTGAGCAGCTCATGCGTGATGGCAAGCTGTATCTTTCGATGAACGACGCCATCGCGTTGGCCCTCGAAAACAACCTTGATATCGCAATCGCGCGCTACAACTTGAATATCGCCGATACGGATATCTGGCGCGCGAAGGCAGGATCGGCGACGCGCGGTGTTAACACCGGCATCGTGCAAGGTACGCCTGGCGGAACAGGATCAGGAGTAGGGTCCACCTCGACCGGTGGCGGAGCCGGCGGCACCACCGCAGGTACGGGAGGAGCAGGAGCGGGAACGTCGGGTTTGGTGACATCCACTTCCGGTGTAGGCGCGGCGATCCCGTCGTTTGACCCGATCCTCACTGGTACATTTCAGATCGATCACAATATTACGCAGTCCACAAACGCTTTTAGCGGCAATCCCCTCACCAGCACGAACACTTCAACAATGGATTTCGGATACAACCAGGGATTCCACTGGGGCACGAATTTGTCGGTGGGATTTAACAATAGCCGGACGGCGTCGAACTCCTCCGTCACGCTTCTTACTCCGCAACTCGCATCAAACTTCCGGATGACGGTGAGCCAGCCCTTGCTTTCAGGTTTTGGATTATTGCCCAACACCCGTTTCATCAGAATCGCCAAGAATAACCGGGAGATTTCAGACGTTGCATTCCGTTTACAGGTGATAACCACTGTCAACCAGATTCAGAATATCTACTGGGATCTGGTCAATGCCTACGAGAATGTGAAAGTACAGCAGGACTCCGTGGGTCTCGCGCAGAAGACCCTTTCGGACAACAAGAAGCAGGTGGAAATCGGAACGCTCGCGCCCATCGAAGTGGTACGAGCCCAAAGCGTAGTCGCCTCGAACCAGCAGCAGCTGATCGTGGCTCAGACCAACCTGCAGCTTCAACAATTGCTGATCAAGAATGCGCTCAGTCGTTCTCTCCTTGATCCGGTTCTGGCGGATGCCGAAGTAGTCCCGACCGACACGATGGCCGTACCTGAAAACGAGCCGGTCGTTCCCACTCAGGAGTTAGTCAGCCAGGCGTTGGCGCATCGAGCGGAGCTCTCGGAGGCACGGATCGACTTGACGAACCGCGATATCAACACGCGATCCGCCAAGAATGCGCTATTGCCTACCCTCAACCTCTTTGCGTATTACGGCGGATCTGGCGCCGGAGGCAATCTCAATCAGGGCGTGATTTGTACCGGGGATCCGAACCAGGGATTCTGCGTTCCTCCGGGTCAGGTTCCTCCGAACTTCAATCACGGCAACGTCAGTTTGGGTGGCACTTTCGGTCAACTCTTCGACTCGACCGCTCCAGACAAAGGCGTCGGTCTTCAACTCAACATTCCTCTTCGTAACCGCGCCGCCCAGGCCGATCAGGTGCGTGCGGAACTGGAATATCGCCAGGCGCAGATGCGCTTACAGCAGCAGGAAAATCAGATCCGCATCGAAGTCCGCAACGCACAGTTTTCTGTTCAGCAGAATCGCGCCAGTGTCGAAGCAGCTCGCGCTGCCGTCGAACTCGGCAAGCAGTCGCTCGACGCGGAACAGAAAAAGTACGGGCTCGGCGCTTCGACCACTACATTGGTCCTGCAGAATGAACGCGATTTGACGCAGGCGCAATCCAACCTGGTATCCGCTAACTCTGCCTATGAGAAGGCTCGCGTCGAACTGGACCGCGTCACCGGACAAACTCTTGACCGTCTGGGCATCCTGATGGCCGATGCCGAACGCGGCCAAGTCACCAAAATGCCGAGCGTACCCTACGTAGCGCCTCGTCCGGCAGAACAGCAGACTCCGGTTCAACCGGCACAACCGCAACAGTAG
- a CDS encoding PilZ domain-containing protein, which translates to MSTSSPRKEQRKWSRLQLAIPVFVRSRDENGKEALEFATAVNISAGGAAVIVRRSIAKSSPVSLEIPSAPIGATDAIRRPARAMRARTVWVAHLNDHHLLGLKFIRPLSTDSAVVPRSQLRKPGSAV; encoded by the coding sequence GTGAGTACCAGTTCCCCCAGAAAAGAACAGCGCAAGTGGTCACGGCTTCAGCTGGCTATTCCGGTGTTTGTCCGCAGTCGGGACGAGAATGGCAAAGAGGCGCTGGAGTTTGCCACGGCGGTGAACATCTCCGCCGGCGGAGCCGCGGTCATTGTCCGGCGCTCCATCGCTAAATCCAGCCCGGTTTCGCTGGAAATCCCCAGTGCTCCGATTGGAGCCACCGACGCTATCCGCCGACCGGCTCGCGCCATGCGGGCGCGCACTGTTTGGGTCGCACATTTGAACGATCACCATCTCCTAGGGTTGAAGTTCATCCGTCCGCTTAGCACCGACTCTGCCGTGGTTCCCCGCTCCCAATTGAGGAAACCTGGTTCTGCGGTGTGA
- a CDS encoding HAMP domain-containing histidine kinase: MTWVPEMAATPDKSLDMPFGGARAQNREPAPATAPATSESPSDISQEFEQLRDRFRRTTIALSSAAHDLKTPLAILNGYTELLQSEKLGPLNQRQREVLQDMSSNGKRLQHFIQDFLTFTVLETGELRMQYELGDINASLSEVCRLWSPRFQERGLALYFLANEKIVPMPIDSAKIQRVISNLLENASKFTPQGGTVWLHAEPYAWERRATSKPTAGGERRRQSTGAPNAVKVSVSDTGPGISPEYHSEIFDDFFRLPGSEASEGMGLGLAIARRLVHGMGGKIWVESEAGAGCKFSFLVPLQPILSGTSRGSNQ; the protein is encoded by the coding sequence TTGACTTGGGTTCCCGAGATGGCCGCAACGCCCGACAAGAGTCTTGATATGCCCTTTGGAGGGGCTCGCGCGCAGAACCGCGAACCCGCGCCTGCCACTGCGCCCGCCACCAGCGAATCTCCATCTGATATCAGCCAGGAGTTTGAACAGTTACGCGACCGCTTTCGACGCACAACAATTGCGTTGAGTTCGGCTGCCCACGATCTGAAAACTCCGCTGGCAATCTTGAATGGCTACACGGAATTACTGCAAAGCGAAAAGCTTGGACCTCTGAATCAACGGCAACGCGAAGTGTTGCAGGATATGTCCTCGAATGGAAAGCGGCTGCAACATTTCATTCAGGACTTTCTCACCTTCACCGTGCTGGAGACGGGCGAACTCCGCATGCAGTACGAACTCGGCGACATCAACGCTTCGCTTTCGGAAGTGTGTCGCCTGTGGTCGCCCCGTTTTCAGGAGCGCGGCCTGGCTCTCTATTTTCTAGCGAACGAGAAGATCGTTCCAATGCCGATCGACTCCGCCAAGATCCAGCGCGTGATCTCGAATCTTCTGGAAAATGCGTCGAAGTTTACGCCTCAGGGCGGAACCGTCTGGCTGCACGCAGAGCCGTATGCTTGGGAGCGGCGTGCTACCAGTAAGCCGACCGCGGGCGGAGAACGCCGCCGACAGTCGACGGGCGCTCCGAATGCGGTTAAGGTCAGTGTGTCGGACACGGGGCCGGGCATTTCTCCTGAATACCATTCTGAAATTTTTGATGACTTCTTTCGCTTGCCGGGCAGCGAAGCTTCCGAGGGCATGGGTCTTGGGCTAGCGATTGCGCGGCGTCTTGTGCATGGCATGGGCGGGAAGATCTGGGTGGAAAGCGAAGCGGGAGCCGGCTGCAAATTCTCCTTCCTGGTTCCGCTGCAACCAATTCTTAGTGGTACGTCGCGAGGATCGAACCAATGA
- a CDS encoding sigma-54-dependent Fis family transcriptional regulator codes for MSNLQFGSLAQSLGEIPPENIVFGHSEPMQAVRSQLSKVAAANVPVLIHGESGTGKDIIARLIHGLSPWKNGPLVKVNCPAIPGTLLESELFGYEKGAFTGAFGAKPGRVEMAHRGTLFLDEISELDLSLQSKLLQLLQDGQFCRIGAQEDKKVEVRVVCATNRNLESEIEGGTFRQDLYYRINVVNLRMPSLRERRGDIEELANYFLEYYNRKYNCRARPVSNEVMSVLQKYHWPGNIRELENLIKRYVILGQEEVITNDLVAREPDFFNPEISFDGPISLKKLTRQAVRELERKVILKVLQQHHWNRKQAARTLSISYRALLYKIRDAGLPSNRSLRLRQAETAKANANATVAAD; via the coding sequence ATGAGCAACCTTCAGTTCGGCTCGCTGGCGCAGTCGTTGGGTGAAATCCCCCCGGAGAATATCGTTTTTGGCCATTCCGAGCCGATGCAGGCAGTGCGGTCCCAGCTTTCCAAGGTCGCTGCGGCCAACGTCCCTGTTCTGATTCACGGCGAGAGCGGCACCGGCAAAGACATCATCGCCCGGCTGATCCATGGATTGTCTCCCTGGAAAAACGGCCCGCTCGTTAAGGTGAACTGCCCAGCCATTCCTGGCACCCTTCTGGAAAGTGAACTATTCGGCTACGAAAAGGGAGCCTTCACGGGAGCTTTCGGCGCGAAACCGGGGCGGGTCGAGATGGCCCATCGTGGAACGTTGTTCCTCGACGAGATTTCGGAGCTTGACCTCTCCCTGCAGTCTAAGTTGCTTCAACTCCTTCAGGACGGCCAGTTTTGCCGGATCGGTGCCCAGGAAGACAAGAAAGTCGAAGTCCGCGTGGTGTGCGCTACCAACCGCAACCTGGAATCGGAGATTGAAGGCGGAACTTTTCGACAGGATCTCTACTACCGCATCAACGTCGTCAACCTGCGTATGCCCTCGCTGCGGGAGCGCCGCGGCGATATCGAAGAACTGGCCAACTATTTTCTGGAGTACTACAACCGCAAGTACAACTGCCGCGCCCGTCCCGTCTCCAACGAAGTGATGAGCGTGTTGCAGAAGTATCACTGGCCGGGAAACATCCGCGAACTGGAAAACCTGATCAAACGCTACGTGATCCTGGGCCAGGAAGAAGTGATCACCAATGACCTGGTCGCACGCGAACCGGATTTCTTCAATCCAGAGATTTCGTTCGACGGGCCGATCTCGTTGAAGAAGCTGACTCGTCAGGCAGTCCGCGAACTGGAACGCAAGGTTATCCTGAAAGTGCTGCAGCAACATCATTGGAACCGCAAGCAGGCGGCACGTACATTGAGCATCAGTTATCGCGCATTGCTCTACAAGATCCGTGACGCAGGATTGCCATCGAACCGCTCACTGCGGCTGCGCCAGGCAGAAACGGCAAAAGCCAACGCCAACGCCACGGTTGCGGCGGACTAA
- the truA gene encoding tRNA pseudouridine(38-40) synthase TruA encodes MDEARNQQDSEKLERNLKLILAYDGSEFAGWQVQPGRPTIQGTLASAIGRLTGENVLPQGSGRTDAGVHAFAQVATFQSAASIPTENWVKALNDILPSSIRVLDVSDVPDDFHARKSARAKTYRYRIYRGAVCPPFISRYVWHYPFPLDEVLMAQAAELVVGEHDFTSFAAVDPERVERIANDQRQNLNHGDHRGTQGQTENRTTNIRTIFSSAWNREGDDLIYAVRGSGFLHHMVRNLVGTFLLVGKGTLTGEDLQAILAARSRSAAGPTAPASGLYLVEVDYGG; translated from the coding sequence ATGGATGAAGCCAGGAACCAGCAGGACTCGGAAAAATTGGAGCGTAATCTCAAACTGATCCTCGCCTACGACGGGTCCGAGTTTGCAGGCTGGCAAGTGCAGCCTGGGCGACCGACGATTCAGGGAACCCTCGCCTCAGCCATTGGACGGTTGACGGGGGAAAATGTCCTGCCGCAGGGCTCAGGCCGCACCGACGCCGGCGTGCATGCGTTCGCCCAGGTGGCAACGTTCCAATCGGCAGCCTCGATCCCCACCGAGAATTGGGTCAAAGCCCTGAACGACATTCTTCCGTCTTCGATTCGCGTTCTCGATGTCAGCGATGTGCCCGATGACTTTCATGCGCGCAAATCGGCTCGCGCTAAGACCTATCGCTATCGCATATATCGAGGGGCGGTCTGTCCGCCGTTCATTTCCCGCTATGTCTGGCACTACCCGTTTCCTCTGGACGAGGTTCTGATGGCGCAGGCCGCGGAACTGGTGGTCGGCGAACACGACTTCACTTCGTTCGCGGCGGTGGATCCGGAACGCGTCGAGCGGATCGCGAACGATCAAAGGCAAAACCTTAACCACGGGGATCACAGAGGAACACAGGGTCAAACCGAAAATAGAACCACGAATATCCGGACGATTTTCTCCTCAGCATGGAACCGTGAGGGGGACGACCTGATTTACGCGGTTCGCGGGAGCGGGTTCCTCCATCACATGGTCCGCAATCTGGTCGGGACGTTTCTACTGGTGGGGAAGGGGACGCTTACCGGAGAAGACCTTCAAGCCATCTTGGCCGCCCGCAGTCGCTCGGCGGCCGGACCGACAGCCCCCGCGAGCGGACTGTACCTGGTAGAGGTGGACTATGGGGGATAG
- a CDS encoding aldehyde dehydrogenase family protein — MPTDLQPVVSRIASVNPATGEVLGELDCAGPTEIRAAVARARAAQPDWNAWGVRERVKVLQRFQRILLARKTDVAQLITQEVGKPYVESLLTEILVVLDAARFLIENAYRLLRDEKLPHGNLALMTKSGRVLHEPHGVIGIISPWNYPFSIPATEVMAALVAGNAVVLKPSEFTPLIALEVQSLLRAAGVPNDVFQVLPGEGPAGAALVQSAIDKLVFTGSVGTGRRIAQVAAERLLPVVLELGGKDPMIVLEDADIDVASSAAVWGSCVNAGQACLSVERCYVHHTLYAAFVDACADKARKLRLGNGMDSSTDVGPMISEQQVRVVEAHVADALAHGARLLVGGSRLRELGPTFYAPTVLADVDHNMRVMREETFGPVLPITSFRDEIEAVRLANDSDFGLAASVWTRDRDRGERLARQIQAGTVMVNDVLSCFSISEAPHGGVKASGLGRSHGRWGLEEMVRVKYIDSDLLPRMKKIWWFGYGGELTREMESFLNLIFARPLRQRMKAAMRATTALWRRKL; from the coding sequence ATGCCGACCGATCTCCAACCTGTGGTTTCTCGTATCGCGTCGGTGAATCCGGCGACGGGCGAAGTTCTGGGTGAACTGGACTGCGCCGGTCCGACGGAAATCCGAGCGGCGGTCGCACGGGCGCGGGCTGCGCAGCCGGACTGGAATGCGTGGGGTGTTCGCGAGCGGGTGAAAGTGCTGCAACGCTTCCAGCGAATTCTTCTTGCTCGCAAAACGGACGTCGCGCAACTCATCACGCAGGAAGTCGGCAAGCCCTATGTCGAGTCGCTGCTCACCGAAATTCTGGTGGTACTAGATGCGGCGCGCTTCCTGATTGAGAATGCTTATCGCCTGCTCCGGGACGAGAAACTCCCGCACGGCAATCTGGCTCTCATGACCAAGTCGGGTCGCGTTCTTCATGAGCCGCATGGCGTGATCGGAATCATTTCGCCTTGGAACTATCCCTTCTCGATTCCGGCGACTGAGGTTATGGCGGCGTTGGTGGCTGGAAATGCCGTCGTCTTGAAGCCGTCGGAGTTTACGCCGCTGATTGCACTCGAAGTGCAATCCTTGCTACGCGCAGCGGGCGTACCCAATGATGTTTTTCAGGTTCTGCCCGGAGAAGGTCCTGCCGGGGCCGCACTGGTGCAGAGTGCAATCGACAAGCTGGTGTTCACCGGCAGTGTAGGGACCGGCCGACGGATCGCGCAGGTAGCCGCCGAGCGGCTATTGCCGGTTGTTCTGGAACTGGGTGGCAAGGATCCGATGATCGTGCTGGAGGATGCCGACATTGATGTAGCGTCGAGCGCTGCCGTCTGGGGCTCTTGCGTCAATGCGGGACAAGCCTGTCTTTCGGTCGAGCGTTGCTACGTTCATCACACGCTCTACGCGGCATTCGTTGACGCGTGTGCGGACAAAGCCCGCAAGCTGCGCCTCGGAAATGGGATGGATTCGTCTACCGACGTTGGCCCGATGATCAGCGAACAGCAGGTGCGGGTGGTCGAAGCGCATGTGGCGGACGCCCTCGCGCATGGGGCCCGCTTGCTGGTAGGAGGTTCCCGCTTGCGCGAGCTCGGACCAACGTTCTACGCGCCGACAGTGCTGGCGGACGTGGATCACAATATGCGCGTGATGCGCGAAGAGACGTTTGGTCCCGTGCTGCCAATCACTTCGTTCCGCGACGAGATTGAAGCCGTGCGTCTGGCCAATGATTCTGACTTTGGGCTCGCCGCTTCCGTCTGGACGCGCGACCGCGATCGCGGAGAGCGCCTGGCTCGCCAGATTCAGGCCGGGACGGTGATGGTGAACGATGTGCTCTCGTGCTTCTCGATCAGCGAAGCTCCGCATGGCGGAGTTAAAGCAAGCGGGCTTGGTCGCAGTCACGGGCGGTGGGGGTTGGAAGAGATGGTCCGTGTGAAGTACATCGATTCCGACTTACTGCCGCGCATGAAGAAGATTTGGTGGTTCGGATATGGCGGTGAGTTGACCCGCGAGATGGAAAGCTTCTTGAACCTGATCTTCGCGCGCCCGCTGCGGCAGAGGATGAAAGCGGCGATGCGAGCCACCACTGCCCTATGGCGCAGAAAGCTGTGA
- a CDS encoding glycosyltransferase family 2 protein: MTDDEYPLPVQLSVVIITHNEEANIGRTLASVQSLVSDGKGEIIIVDSGSTDRTVEIAKSFGAKVFVEKWKGFAAQKNSAIDKAVGDWILSLDADEEVGAGMREFLLLVLFGQHKPEFANFQGGMIFFRSNCFLGRPIRHGGFYPDPKLRLIRRGCARFEDRRVHEDLRLNKGVEYHPNLWYQMGDSFEIIHHCYPTLSDYLDHMNRYSSLGAEMVAAKGHVRFSVFNIVVRPAATFIYNYFLRLGFLDGREGLLLHLYHAVYVSWKYAKAWELQKKSE; encoded by the coding sequence ATGACCGACGACGAGTATCCTCTCCCCGTGCAGCTTTCCGTCGTCATCATCACCCATAACGAAGAAGCCAACATTGGACGCACTCTCGCGAGCGTGCAGTCACTGGTTTCCGATGGCAAAGGCGAGATCATCATCGTCGACTCGGGCTCGACCGATCGCACCGTCGAGATCGCGAAGTCATTTGGCGCGAAAGTGTTCGTTGAAAAATGGAAGGGCTTCGCGGCGCAGAAAAACTCGGCGATCGACAAGGCCGTGGGGGATTGGATTTTAAGTCTGGATGCGGACGAAGAGGTGGGCGCCGGAATGCGTGAGTTTCTGCTCCTGGTCCTCTTCGGACAACACAAGCCAGAGTTCGCCAATTTTCAAGGAGGAATGATTTTCTTTAGAAGCAACTGTTTCTTGGGCCGTCCGATCCGACATGGCGGCTTTTATCCAGATCCAAAGTTGCGACTGATTCGGCGCGGTTGCGCGCGTTTCGAAGACCGTCGAGTGCATGAGGACTTGCGCCTAAACAAGGGCGTCGAGTATCACCCCAATCTGTGGTACCAAATGGGCGATTCCTTCGAGATCATCCACCACTGCTACCCGACGCTCTCCGACTACCTCGACCACATGAACCGCTATTCCTCGCTCGGCGCGGAGATGGTCGCCGCCAAAGGGCACGTGCGTTTCAGTGTGTTCAACATCGTGGTGAGGCCGGCTGCAACTTTTATCTACAACTACTTCCTCCGGCTAGGATTCCTCGATGGGCGGGAAGGCCTGCTGCTGCATCTCTACCACGCGGTCTATGTTTCATGGAAGTACGCCAAGGCGTGGGAACTGCAAAAAAAGTCAGAGTAG
- a CDS encoding OsmC family protein, with protein sequence MQRKASAEWKGGLREGKGTVSTGSGILSNTPYSFVSRFETGSGTNPEELIAAAHAACFSMAFSVQLGEAKLTPESIATSATLSLEKLDTGWTITAVHLDVVAKVPGATQEAFNTAAANAKAGCPVSKVLNAKITLDAKLV encoded by the coding sequence ACGCGAAGGCAAAGGAACCGTGTCGACCGGGAGCGGCATCCTTTCGAATACGCCGTATTCGTTCGTGTCACGATTTGAGACTGGCTCGGGTACAAATCCAGAAGAATTGATTGCCGCAGCACACGCTGCGTGCTTTTCGATGGCGTTCTCCGTACAGCTTGGAGAAGCAAAGCTCACGCCGGAAAGTATTGCGACTTCAGCCACTCTTTCCTTAGAAAAACTGGATACTGGATGGACGATCACCGCGGTCCATCTCGATGTGGTCGCCAAAGTTCCGGGTGCAACCCAGGAAGCTTTTAACACTGCAGCTGCCAACGCGAAGGCGGGATGTCCGGTGTCGAAAGTATTGAACGCGAAGATCACGCTGGACGCGAAGCTGGTCTAG
- a CDS encoding sigma-54-dependent Fis family transcriptional regulator: protein MSEANILLVDDEPGMLRYIRTLLEVDDFKVETATTGEEAVARVQKGLHPDLVLLDLLMPGIDGLQTLEQLRQLKPGLKVVMLSCVNDTRKVVQAMRLGAHNYLTKPFQKAELDAVIEQCIGETKGESYAGDVEELCDDVFFVAASPAMKKIRSQAALVANVDIPVLLLGESGTGKEVLARLVHKLSQRAHRTFLKVNCAAVPADLLESELFGYEAGAFTGATHPKPGKFELCNKGTILLDEIGEMPPLLQAKLLHVLQDQQFSRLGSRSVIKVDVRILAATNIDIPEALATKRLREDLYYRLNAFTMSLPPLRERKEEIPILLKHFMARMSELYARPPLPLSPAMLEACLKHPWPGNLRELSNFVKRYLVLGDEQLAVQELQPRPDGGNGLQADAAGRTAAAGAEASGGAGGLKSLARNAKDEAEAEAISRALEETNWNRKQAAVLLKISYKALLYKIRQYGIAQSRSTHRLSAGA, encoded by the coding sequence ATGAGCGAAGCCAACATCCTGCTGGTGGATGACGAACCAGGGATGCTGCGGTACATCCGAACGTTGCTGGAAGTGGACGACTTCAAGGTCGAAACCGCCACCACCGGCGAAGAAGCCGTGGCGCGTGTGCAGAAGGGTCTACACCCCGACCTGGTATTGCTCGATCTCCTGATGCCGGGAATCGACGGCCTGCAGACACTTGAGCAATTGCGGCAGCTCAAGCCTGGATTGAAAGTCGTCATGCTCTCCTGCGTGAACGACACTCGTAAAGTCGTTCAGGCAATGCGCCTGGGCGCGCACAACTATCTGACCAAGCCATTCCAGAAAGCAGAACTCGACGCCGTCATTGAACAGTGCATTGGCGAAACCAAGGGTGAAAGCTACGCGGGCGATGTCGAAGAACTTTGCGATGACGTGTTCTTCGTTGCCGCCAGTCCGGCGATGAAGAAGATCCGTTCGCAAGCTGCTCTGGTGGCAAATGTCGATATTCCGGTGCTGCTGCTCGGCGAGAGCGGAACTGGAAAAGAAGTCCTCGCGCGCCTGGTGCACAAGCTGTCGCAGCGCGCGCATCGCACATTCCTGAAAGTGAATTGCGCGGCTGTGCCAGCTGATCTTCTGGAAAGCGAATTGTTCGGCTATGAGGCAGGTGCTTTCACGGGAGCGACGCATCCCAAGCCAGGCAAGTTCGAGTTGTGCAACAAGGGCACGATCCTGCTCGACGAAATCGGCGAAATGCCGCCACTCCTGCAAGCCAAGCTGCTGCACGTTTTGCAGGACCAGCAATTTTCACGCCTGGGCAGCCGCTCGGTGATCAAAGTGGACGTGCGCATTCTGGCCGCCACCAACATTGATATTCCGGAAGCACTCGCGACCAAGCGTTTGCGCGAGGACCTTTACTACCGCTTGAACGCGTTCACGATGTCGTTGCCGCCGTTGCGCGAACGCAAGGAAGAAATCCCGATCCTGTTGAAGCACTTCATGGCGCGTATGTCGGAACTGTATGCGCGTCCGCCGTTGCCGCTTTCGCCGGCGATGTTGGAGGCTTGCCTCAAGCATCCGTGGCCCGGCAACTTACGCGAATTGAGCAATTTCGTAAAACGCTACCTGGTGTTGGGAGACGAGCAGTTGGCCGTGCAGGAACTCCAGCCCCGGCCCGATGGCGGAAACGGCTTGCAAGCGGATGCGGCTGGAAGAACGGCTGCGGCTGGTGCTGAAGCAAGCGGTGGTGCAGGTGGCTTGAAATCGCTGGCCCGCAACGCCAAAGACGAAGCCGAAGCGGAAGCCATTTCGCGCGCTCTCGAAGAGACCAATTGGAATCGCAAACAGGCGGCGGTTCTGTTGAAGATCAGCTACAAAGCGCTGCTCTATAAGATTCGCCAGTATGGGATCGCGCAAAGCCGCAGCACGCACCGGTTGTCAGCAGGAGCGTAG